In the genome of Pseudomonas sp. B33.4, the window TACCAATACGCTGGAACGCCGCAAGGCCTTCCAGAGTTTCCTCGGGGTCAGCCCGGCGCTGATCGCCATCGGCCTGTTTCTGCTGGTGCCGATTCTGATCGTCATCGGCTATTCGCTGATGGAAGCCAACCCCTACGGCGGGGTCAACAAAGTCTTCAGCAGCGACGCCTACACCTCGCTGCTGTTCGAACGGCAACTGGACGACAGCCTCGCGTTTGCCGACTCGTATCTGATCATCGCCCTGCGTTCGATCGGCATCGCCGCGCTGACCACCATCATCACCTTGCTGATCGGTTTTCCGGTGGCGGTGTGGCTGGCGATGCAGCCAGCGCACCGACGCGGTTTGCTGATCTTTCTGATCACCGTGCCGTTCTGGGCCAACCTGCTGATCCGCACTTACGCGTGGATTCTGCTGCTGCGTAACACCGGTGTGATCAACAACAGCCTGATGGGCATGGGCGTGATCCACGAACCGTTGCAGCTGTTGTACACCGACGGCGCGGTGCTGCTGGGCCTGGTTTACACCTACGCGCCGTTCGTGGTGTTGCCGATCTACGCGACGCTGGAAAAGATGGATATCCGCCTGCTCGAAGCCGCGCAGGATCTCTACGCCGGCCGCGTGCGCACCTTACGCAAAGTGGTGTTACCGATCGCCAAACCGGGAATTCTCGCCGGCGCCATCCTCACTTTCGTACCGTGCCTGGGCGCGATGATCGCCCCGGAATTGCTCGGTGGCGGCACGCGGATGATGCTCGGCAATCTGATCTTCCGGCAGTTCAGCGATGCGCGTAACTGGCCGTTTGGTGCAGCGCTGTCGCTGGTGCTGATGGCTGCGGTGATGCTGGTACTGACCGTGTATGCCCTGCGCGCCGAGCGCCAGCGCATCGCCAAAGGAGGTGCGTGATGATCGGCCTATTCAAACGCAAAGGGCTGGGTGTGCAGGACTTCCCCGGCTTCGGCGGCTTCAGTTTTCTGTTCTATCTGTACCTGTATGCGCCGATCGTGGTGCTGGTGGTGTTCTCGTTCAACGCCAATCAATCGGCGACGGTGTGGACCGGTTTCAGCTTCGATTGGTATCGCGCCGCGTTCGCCAATCAGGCCTTGCGCCAGGCAGCCGGCAACAGCCTGTTGATCGCCGTTTGCGCGAGCATGATCGCCACCGCGATTGCCACTCTCGCCGCCCTCGGCACCTCGCGCGGCGCCAAGTTCAAGGGCCTGCAATTGTCGATGGGCGCGATCATGTTGCCGCTGGTGTTGCCGGAAATTGTCGTCGGTGTGGCGACGCTGGCGCTGTTCTCGACCATCGGTCTGTCGCTGGGCTACGGCAACCTGATCATCGCGCACACGGTGTTCTGCATTCCCTTCGCCTACCTGCCGATTCGTGCACGGCTGAACGATATGGACCTGTCGCTGGAACAAGCCTCGGCCGACCTCTACGCCGGCCCATGGCGAACCTTTCGCAAAGTGACTTTGCCGCTGCTGATGCCGGGGATTTTCTCCGGGCTGATGCTGGCCTTCATCGTCTCGCTGGATAACTTCGTGATCTCGATGATGGTCTCGCAGGCCGGCACCACCACCCTGCCGATCTTCATTTTCGGCCTGCTACGGATGGGTGTGACACCCGACGTCAACGCCGTGTCGACGCTGATCCTCGGCGTCTCGGTGCTGTTCGTCAGCCTCTCTTACCTGTTGGGCAAAAAGAACGCCTGAACCTTCTACGACCTGTGGGGAAATAGCATGAGCAAGTGGATAAAAAGCGTTGGCACTTCGTTGTTTCTGACTGTGCCGCTGGCGATGATGGGCAGTGTTCAGGCCGCCGAGAAACTCAACGTGGTGAGCTGGAGCGGCTACTTTTCGCCGGAGATTCTTGCCAAGTTCCAGAAGCAGACCGGCATCGAAGTCACCGTCGATTCCTATGATTCCAACGAGACCTTATTGGCGAAACTGAAACAGGGCGGCGCCGGTTATGACGTGGCGATTCCGTCGCACCAGTTCGTGCCGATCCTGATCAAGGAAAACCTGCTGGAACGCTTCGACCCGGTCAAAGAGCCTTACTACGCCAGCGTTGTGGATAACCTGAAAAAACCGAGCTGGGACCCGGAAGGCGCGTATTCGGTGCCGTTCATCTGGGGCACCACCAGCGTCGTGCTCGATTCCGCGCGCTACAAAGGTCCGGCCGACAGCTACAAGGTTTTGTATGAGCCGCCAGCCGAGTTGCAGGGGCGCATCAACATGTTCGATTCGGTCAGCGACATGGTCGACATGGCCAGCCTCTATCTGAACATTCCGCTGTGCAGCGAAGACCCGAAACAGATGCAGCAGGTGCTGACGCTGCTCAAGGCGCAGAAGCCATTCGTGAAAACCTACAGCTCCAAGGCCGGCTCGATTCGCGAGAACCTCGCCTCGGGTGAAATCGACATGTCGATGTTCTGGGGCGGTTCGTCGATGCGTGCTCGTGAGATGAAACCGACGCTGAAATACCTCTACCCGAAAGAAGGCGTGCTGGCCTGGGTCGACAACATGGTCATCCCTGCCGGCAGCAAAAATCCGGCGAATGCCAAGGCGTTCATCGCCTTCCTCAGCCAACCGGAAAACTCGGCGATGACGCAGAATTTCCTCAAGCACCAGAGCCCGATCAAAGGCGTCGAACCGTTCCTCGACGCAGCGCTCAAGGATGCCCCGGAATTGCACATTCCCGAAGGGACGAATGTGGTGTTCAGCAAGACTTGCGGCGAAGGCGCGATCCGCCTCGCTGACCGTCTCTGGACCAACCTGATGCGTTGATCGCTACCGCCCCGTCGCACTGGCGGGGCGCTTTTCCAGCCGTCTGAAAGGCCGCTTGCAATGAACTCTAATAACATCAGCGAACTGGTCCTGTTGCAGGCCCATGAACTCGCCGAACGCATCCGCCTGCGTCAGGTTTCCTGCCGGGAAGTGATGCAGACTTACCTTGCCCATATCGAACGCTTCAACCCGTTGGTCAATGCGTTGATCAGCCTGCAATCACCGGAACATCTGCTAGCTCAGGCCGATGAACGCGACGCCGAACTGGCGCGTGGCCAATACCGTGGCTGGATGCATGGCTTGCCTCATGCGATCAAGGATCTGTCGCTGACCCAAGGCATCCGCACCACGCTGGGGTCGCCGCTGTACAAGGACTTTGTGCCTGAGCGCGACGGCATCATGGTCGAGCGGATCAAGGCTGCTGGGGCGATCATTATCGGCAAGACCAACACCCCGGAATTCGGCCTCGGTTCACAAAGCTACAACCCGTTGTTTGGTGCAACTGCTTGCGCGTATGACCCGAGCAAAACCGCAGGCGGCAGTAGCGGTGGCGCGGCGGCGGCGCTGGCGATGCATCTGGTGCCGGTGGCGGATGGCAGCGACATGATGGGTTCGCTGCGCAATCCGGCGGCGTTTAACAACATCTTTGGGTTTCGTCCGTCGCAGGGGCGTGTGCCGTTTGATGACAGCGCGGATCTGTTTTTTGATCAGCTCGGTTATGAGGGGCCGATGGCGCGCAGCGTGAAGGATGCGGCGTTGCTGTTGTCGGTGCAGGCCGGGGGCGATGCGCGGGCGCCGCTGTCCATTGCTGAATCCGGTGAGGCGTTTGCGGCACCGCTGGAGCGTGACTTCAAAGGCACGCGGTTGGGTTGGCTGGGTAACTTCGGTGGTTATCTGCCGATGGAGCAAGGCGTGCTGTCTTTGTGTGAGAAGACTTTTGCCGACTTTGAGAGCCTTGGCTGCCACGTTGAGTCGGTTCAGCCGGGTTTCGCGCCTGAGCGGCTGTGGAGCAGTTGGCGGACATTGCGGCACTGGATGGTCGCGGGATCGTTGGGCGCGACGTATGCCGATCCGCAGAAACGCGCGTTGTTGAAACCGGAAGCGATCTGGGAAGTGGAAAACGGCTTGAAGCTGTCGGCCAGCGAAGTGTTCGCGGCCTCGGTGGTGCGCAGCGATTGGTATCGGGCAATCTCGAAGTTGTTCGAACGCTACGACTATCTGTTGTTGCCAAGCGCCCAGGTGTTCCCGTTCGATAAAACCCAGCCGTGGCCAACGTCTATCGAAGGCGTGGCGATGGACACGTATCACCGCTGGATGGAGGTGGTCATCCCCGGCACGCTATCGGGTTGCCCGGTCGCCAACGTCCAGGCGGGGTTCAATGCGCAGGGTTTACCGATGGGGCTGCAAATCATCGGCAAGCACCAGGCTGACTTCGCTGTCCTGCAATTGGCGCACGCGTATGAACAGGCCAGTCGCTGGTTCCAACGCTGCCCTTCGCCGCTGTTGAGGCAGTGATTTTGATAAACGGTTGAAAGCGTAGAAAAAATTTTAAATTTACGCTTGACGCTTTTCCATTTCAGGGGAATAATGCGCGCCACTTGGCTACATAGCTCAGTTGGTTAGAGCATAGCATTCATAATGCTGGGGTCCGGGGTTCAAGTCCCTGTGTAGCCACCAAGTACTAAAAACGGCTTACCGAAAGGTAGGCCGTTTTTTTATGCCTCGAAAAAAGTCTCGGTGATCTGTTATTCCGCTGTAATCACCAGACACCCTTTCATCACACGCACTTTGACGTTCTCGTTCACCTCGAATCCCGCTTGCCTCAACCACAGTCCGCGAAGCCTGATCCAGGGCACCGGTTTGGCGGGGCTGTAGGTTTTTTCCTTGGTGTGAACCGGGTAAAAATCAGCGGCGATTTTCAACCGGCGTTCAGTGATGGGGGTTGATGACGTATGATTGGTTTTAGCCATGATTAGCTCCTTCTTAGCTGCTTGTGGTTAGCGGGGCCAGGGTGTTGTCGCACCTTGGTTCCGCGTTCTTTGGGTTACTTCAAACTTCTTTTTCTTCGTTGCTCGCTTTGGTCGCTGCCTGTGCGATCAGGGCGTCGAGCATCTGCGCAATGACCTTCTGCTGGACCTTCGAAAGCTCATTGATGGACTGCAGCCGTCGATACCACGTCGAGGTCAAGCTGCGTCTGGGCGTCTCCGTGTAAGAGGGAACGCCGAGCAGGTCTTCAACAGGCACGCGAAGCGCAAATGCCATCTTCACCAGCGTCGTGACCGGCATGCTGCGCGTGCCCTCCTCGTAGCCCTGAAAGGTTTGCCGGGAAAGACCTAAAGCCCGTGCAAACCGAGTCTGTGTGATCTCGTGCACTGTGCGTAAGTGAGCAATGCGACTGCCCATCGCCACCAGAAAATCGCGATCCTCATTGGAAACACTCATGACAATGGCCGACTGAAAATAGAGTTGATTGGCAACGGACTCATCCTTTTCATCTGAAATCCATCCTGGAAAAACAACAGAAAACATCCTCAGGTAAAGGCGCGTAAGTTGTCGACCTGAAAAATCTGTAGGAAAAATTCAGACGCGCCCTCCATCCAAAGCGAAAGACTACAAGCACGAAACACCGTTGGCTCATCTGAACCAATCGCCAATCAACAGTCTGAGAGAGCGCTGTAGGAAACGAGTCCGATTCAGGTACGAATTGGATTTTTTGTAAAACCACCCGCCTGAAACTCACCCCATCGGTTTGCCCGAATCCCCCATTGACCGACAAGCTTCCCTGGCTCGATTCAAAGCCATACAGGGAGTTGGCATGGCTCGATTCAAATCTCTCTTCGATGAAGATTGGCCTTGGGAACGTCCGAGATGGAACGGCTCGTGGGCCGCTTGGAATCCGCCTCCCCCGCCGGAGCCGGTGTACGTCGAAAAGGATGAATGGCCAACGCCCAAGCCCCGCGAAGATCAGGTATTCGCCAAGTCCTGCACTGTGGATAACTGGTGCCGAACGGACGCCGGTACGGCACCCGAACCCGCCAGCAACTTCGGCAAGGTCATGGTCGCCGGCGCCATGCTCTTGCCCTCTGCCAGCACCGCTGTCGCGACAGCGATAGGCGCCGATCTGGCCTTGGGGCGTGTGGCGGGCGGCGGGATTCTGCAACAGCGCCTCAACTGGGCAATTCGCGGCGCTGCTGGGCCGGCCAGCGTGTTCGTCCTCGGGATGCTGCCGACCCGCATGGGCGACGGCACGCTGCACACCGACGAACAACTGCGCCGCATGAGCCGCGCCGCCACTCGTGTGCGCTTCCAGTTTCGGCGTGATGCCGAAGGGGTCATGCAGGTTTACGGCATCCACTCCGGCGCCTCGGGCGATGACTCGGTGCGTACTGTCAAAGTCGAGTGGAATACCGACAAGACTGCGATGGAGGCCAAGCTCAACGGCATTACCATTTTGTGGACGCCGCAGCGCGGGCCACTCGGTTCAATGCCGCCGCTGGTTTATCCCGAACACGGCGAGCAACTGAACACGATCCTTGTTCATCCGATTCCAGAAAACACTGATACCCAGATAGAAGGCCTGCCCGGCAAGGACATTACTGCCGAGGATTGTATTCTGGTGTTCCCGGCGGACACGGGGCTTAAGTCGCTGTATGTGGTGTTTTCGAAACCGGCCAGACTGACGCCGGGTACGGTGACGGGGGTTGGTGAGGATGTATCCGGGGTATGGTTGGAACATGCCCGGACTGGATCTGGCGCACCAATCCCAACCACTATTGCCGACTCACTGAGAGGGCGCGAATACTCTACTTTTGATTCATTCAGACGAGCCTTCTGGACCGCGGTCTCGAGAGATGGTGCGGTAGCCGGGCAGTTTAGCGATGACAGCTTGGAACGTATGCGCAACGGGAAGGCACCGCGAGCTCGCTTGATGGATACGGCGGGCAAGAGGATCTCTCACGAGATTCACCATGTGGAACTGATATCCGAAGGCGGCGAGGTCTATAACGTTGATAACCTGCGGATCCACACGCCAAAAAATCACGTCGAATTACACCAAGAATAGGGAACAGCATGAGCGATCCATTCATCAAGCGCAGCTTTTCGGACTACACCGAACATGACTTCGTTGAATTCGTGGACGAGATTAGAAAAGAAGATAAGGCGCCCACTGATGAGCGTGCAGATGTTTTAGTGCGGCACTTCAACTCTATTGTTGGACATCCAAGCGGGATGGACCTTATTTACTATCCAGAACCCGGAGCTGACACGTCGTCCGCTGGTATAGCTCGTACAGTCGCAGCATGGCGTGCAGCCAACGGACTGCCTGGTTTCAAGCAATAGGTATCGATCGCAAAATATGATCTCTCCTTTTACCAAAAACAGTATTTCGGAGTACACCGAGGCAGAATTTCTGCGTTTTATGCAGGAGATTCGAACAGCCAATAAAAATGCTTCTGACGATGTGCTTGACCCGATGTTAGATCACTTTTGCAGCATCACCGAACATCCAGATGGAACGGACTTGATCTACTACCCAGAAGATGGGGCAGATAACTCCAACGAAGCAATCATCGAAACCGTGAAAAAGTGGCGAGCAGCGAATGGACTTCCGGGCTTCAAGCAATAAGCACCGGGCTCTAATGACCCCGAAGCAAGATGTAAATGTCCACAGGGAAGATAGAAATGGCTACTAGAGAGAATTTTTCGGATTACACGGAACAAGAGTTCATTGAGCTGCTTGAGCGCATCATGGGAAACGATGAAACCGAGGAGGAAGAAAGCAGACTCGTATTTCACTTTAATTCTATTTGCGGACATCCCGAAGGATCCGATTTGATTTTCTATCCGGCCGAGGATGCCGATGACTCTGCGAAAGGCATCACCGAAACCGTGAAAGAGTGGCGCACCGCCAATGGACTTCCGGGTTTCAAGCAATAGGTATCGAACGCAAAATATGCTCTCTCCTTTTACCAAAAGCAGTATTTCGGAGTACACCGAGGGCGAGTTCGTCGCGCTGCTGGAAGAGCTCGCCAAAGAAGATGAAGAAGCTGAAAACGATGATCGTGCTGACATGCTGCTGTTGCACTTCGAGAAAATCAATGAGCACCCAGCAGGTTCGGACCTGATCTACTATCCAGAGTCTGGAGCGGATAACTCCCCCGAGGGTGTAATGCGAATTGTGAAAGACTGGCGAGCGGCGCAGGGATTGCCAGGGTTCAAGGGTGCTTGACAACTCGCCGCTTCATAGAGACGCGTCGCCCGATCAACAGCCGGGACCTGAGCAGGTTTCCAGGACTTCGATAAATTACGGGTTAGCACGCCAAGAACTTACTTATTTTTAGCAGAGGTGACAACTTGGCCAAGAAAATTTCTGACTATAGGGAAGAGCAATTTATTTATCTGCTGCAGCAAATATTCATATCCAACACGGACGGTACGTCAGAGACAGTGCTGGCGGATATGTTAGATAACTTCAGTGAGCTGGCCGAACATCCCGCGGGCACTGACTTGATCTATTGGCCAGAGGATGGGGCGCAATGCTCCCCTGAAGGCATAACGGCGACCGTAAAAGAATGGCGCGCCGCGAATGGACTGCCTGGGTTTAAGCAATAAGTACTAATTTACACCTCGAGATGATCACCGAACTTGTGGCGAGGGGATAAAGCTCCTCACCACAAGGCTATGTCTGA includes:
- a CDS encoding ABC transporter permease, giving the protein MHVLPITNTLERRKAFQSFLGVSPALIAIGLFLLVPILIVIGYSLMEANPYGGVNKVFSSDAYTSLLFERQLDDSLAFADSYLIIALRSIGIAALTTIITLLIGFPVAVWLAMQPAHRRGLLIFLITVPFWANLLIRTYAWILLLRNTGVINNSLMGMGVIHEPLQLLYTDGAVLLGLVYTYAPFVVLPIYATLEKMDIRLLEAAQDLYAGRVRTLRKVVLPIAKPGILAGAILTFVPCLGAMIAPELLGGGTRMMLGNLIFRQFSDARNWPFGAALSLVLMAAVMLVLTVYALRAERQRIAKGGA
- a CDS encoding ABC transporter permease, producing MIGLFKRKGLGVQDFPGFGGFSFLFYLYLYAPIVVLVVFSFNANQSATVWTGFSFDWYRAAFANQALRQAAGNSLLIAVCASMIATAIATLAALGTSRGAKFKGLQLSMGAIMLPLVLPEIVVGVATLALFSTIGLSLGYGNLIIAHTVFCIPFAYLPIRARLNDMDLSLEQASADLYAGPWRTFRKVTLPLLMPGIFSGLMLAFIVSLDNFVISMMVSQAGTTTLPIFIFGLLRMGVTPDVNAVSTLILGVSVLFVSLSYLLGKKNA
- a CDS encoding extracellular solute-binding protein, with product MSKWIKSVGTSLFLTVPLAMMGSVQAAEKLNVVSWSGYFSPEILAKFQKQTGIEVTVDSYDSNETLLAKLKQGGAGYDVAIPSHQFVPILIKENLLERFDPVKEPYYASVVDNLKKPSWDPEGAYSVPFIWGTTSVVLDSARYKGPADSYKVLYEPPAELQGRINMFDSVSDMVDMASLYLNIPLCSEDPKQMQQVLTLLKAQKPFVKTYSSKAGSIRENLASGEIDMSMFWGGSSMRAREMKPTLKYLYPKEGVLAWVDNMVIPAGSKNPANAKAFIAFLSQPENSAMTQNFLKHQSPIKGVEPFLDAALKDAPELHIPEGTNVVFSKTCGEGAIRLADRLWTNLMR
- a CDS encoding amidase, producing MNSNNISELVLLQAHELAERIRLRQVSCREVMQTYLAHIERFNPLVNALISLQSPEHLLAQADERDAELARGQYRGWMHGLPHAIKDLSLTQGIRTTLGSPLYKDFVPERDGIMVERIKAAGAIIIGKTNTPEFGLGSQSYNPLFGATACAYDPSKTAGGSSGGAAAALAMHLVPVADGSDMMGSLRNPAAFNNIFGFRPSQGRVPFDDSADLFFDQLGYEGPMARSVKDAALLLSVQAGGDARAPLSIAESGEAFAAPLERDFKGTRLGWLGNFGGYLPMEQGVLSLCEKTFADFESLGCHVESVQPGFAPERLWSSWRTLRHWMVAGSLGATYADPQKRALLKPEAIWEVENGLKLSASEVFAASVVRSDWYRAISKLFERYDYLLLPSAQVFPFDKTQPWPTSIEGVAMDTYHRWMEVVIPGTLSGCPVANVQAGFNAQGLPMGLQIIGKHQADFAVLQLAHAYEQASRWFQRCPSPLLRQ
- a CDS encoding SymE family type I addiction module toxin, with translation MAKTNHTSSTPITERRLKIAADFYPVHTKEKTYSPAKPVPWIRLRGLWLRQAGFEVNENVKVRVMKGCLVITAE
- a CDS encoding helix-turn-helix transcriptional regulator, translated to MFSVVFPGWISDEKDESVANQLYFQSAIVMSVSNEDRDFLVAMGSRIAHLRTVHEITQTRFARALGLSRQTFQGYEEGTRSMPVTTLVKMAFALRVPVEDLLGVPSYTETPRRSLTSTWYRRLQSINELSKVQQKVIAQMLDALIAQAATKASNEEKEV
- a CDS encoding S-type pyocin domain-containing protein; amino-acid sequence: MARFKSLFDEDWPWERPRWNGSWAAWNPPPPPEPVYVEKDEWPTPKPREDQVFAKSCTVDNWCRTDAGTAPEPASNFGKVMVAGAMLLPSASTAVATAIGADLALGRVAGGGILQQRLNWAIRGAAGPASVFVLGMLPTRMGDGTLHTDEQLRRMSRAATRVRFQFRRDAEGVMQVYGIHSGASGDDSVRTVKVEWNTDKTAMEAKLNGITILWTPQRGPLGSMPPLVYPEHGEQLNTILVHPIPENTDTQIEGLPGKDITAEDCILVFPADTGLKSLYVVFSKPARLTPGTVTGVGEDVSGVWLEHARTGSGAPIPTTIADSLRGREYSTFDSFRRAFWTAVSRDGAVAGQFSDDSLERMRNGKAPRARLMDTAGKRISHEIHHVELISEGGEVYNVDNLRIHTPKNHVELHQE
- a CDS encoding bacteriocin immunity protein — translated: MSDPFIKRSFSDYTEHDFVEFVDEIRKEDKAPTDERADVLVRHFNSIVGHPSGMDLIYYPEPGADTSSAGIARTVAAWRAANGLPGFKQ
- a CDS encoding bacteriocin immunity protein, whose translation is MISPFTKNSISEYTEAEFLRFMQEIRTANKNASDDVLDPMLDHFCSITEHPDGTDLIYYPEDGADNSNEAIIETVKKWRAANGLPGFKQ
- a CDS encoding bacteriocin immunity protein; translated protein: MATRENFSDYTEQEFIELLERIMGNDETEEEESRLVFHFNSICGHPEGSDLIFYPAEDADDSAKGITETVKEWRTANGLPGFKQ
- a CDS encoding bacteriocin immunity protein, yielding MLSPFTKSSISEYTEGEFVALLEELAKEDEEAENDDRADMLLLHFEKINEHPAGSDLIYYPESGADNSPEGVMRIVKDWRAAQGLPGFKGA
- a CDS encoding bacteriocin immunity protein; amino-acid sequence: MAKKISDYREEQFIYLLQQIFISNTDGTSETVLADMLDNFSELAEHPAGTDLIYWPEDGAQCSPEGITATVKEWRAANGLPGFKQ